In Spirosoma aureum, a single genomic region encodes these proteins:
- a CDS encoding acyl carrier protein phosphodiesterase, whose translation MNILAHGYLSARNDGLLIGNFIGDFIKGDPTHPRHKLTPDEVAGVRLHREIDTFTDAHPDVAAVRELLHPRCHKYAGVAVDVFFDHFLARNFDQLTGESLPDFTRYFYTALQRLSPRFPTPAARMLNALVRYDWVTGYQTTEGIDQSLKGISRRTAFPSGLDTAIADLVLYYDQIAEHFTHFWPELVAHVEQTRIQLSKA comes from the coding sequence ATGAATATTCTGGCGCATGGTTATCTGTCAGCTAGAAACGACGGGTTATTGATCGGAAATTTTATCGGTGATTTCATTAAGGGAGATCCTACCCATCCGCGGCATAAACTTACACCCGACGAAGTGGCGGGCGTTCGCTTACACCGCGAAATCGACACATTTACGGACGCGCATCCCGATGTTGCGGCTGTCCGTGAGCTATTGCATCCGCGCTGCCATAAGTACGCAGGAGTGGCTGTCGATGTGTTTTTTGATCATTTTTTAGCTCGTAATTTCGATCAGTTGACCGGCGAGTCCTTACCTGATTTTACCCGGTATTTTTATACTGCCCTTCAGCGGCTTTCACCCCGTTTCCCGACGCCAGCAGCGCGTATGCTCAATGCACTGGTTCGCTATGATTGGGTAACGGGCTACCAGACTACCGAAGGTATCGACCAATCGCTGAAAGGCATTTCGCGTCGGACAGCCTTTCCGTCGGGTCTGGATACGGCAATTGCCGATTTGGTCCTTTATTATGACCAGATTGCCGAACACTTTACGCATTTC